DNA from Salinispora arenicola:
TCGGTGGCGGCGAGGCGGAACTCGGATTCACCCAGGCCGACGTGCTGCCCGCTGCCCCGGCCACGCAGCCGACACTGGCTGCCGTGGCCCGTATCTACGACGACCTGCTGCATCTCGTCACCACCGCTGCCAGCGGTGTCCACACACTCGCTGACCTGAGGGGACGGCAGGTGTCGGTGGGGGCACCCGGCTCCGGCACCGAAGTCACCGCGTCCCGCCTGCTCGAGGTGGCCCAGCTCGGCGCGGACGAGGTACGCCGGGAACGGCTCGGCCTGGACGACTCGGTCGAGGCGCTGCGGGCGGGCCAGATCGACGCGTTCTTCTTCTCCGGCGGCCTACCGGTGGGGGCGGTGGCGACGCTGGCGGCGCAACGGCACGTCCGGGTGGTTGACCTGGGCGCGTGGACCGCGCCGCTACGCGCCCACCACCCCGGGTTCTACGTGTCCCGCGACGTCCCCCGCTCGGTGTACGGGGTGGACCCGGTGACCACTGTCGCGAACCCGAACTACCTGATCGTTCGCGCCGACCTACCCGAGTTGCTGGTGCGGGAGATAACGCGACTGCTCATGCAGCGGCGCGAGGAACTGGCCTCGGCGCACCCGGCAGCCGGCCAGATGAGTCCCCGCTCGGCGATCAACACCACACCCCTGCCGCTGCACCCCGGTGCCGTGGCCTGGTACCACGCCGCGAAGCCGTAGCCCCTGGTCACCGCCAGACGGAAGAGACAGGACGCCGCCGGCCCCGGTCGTCCGTGGGGGCAGGCAGCGACGCGGGGAACCAGAGGGCCGCGACCAGGCCGCGGGGCAGGTTCGGACGCATGCTGAGCCGCCCGGCGGAGGCGTCGACCAGGACGGCGACGATAGCCAGGCCCAGCCCGGCCCCGTCGATGTTCTGCGCCTCGGGCGCCCGCCAGAACCGTTCGGTTGCCTGGTCGAGCTGCCTGGCCGTCATGCCCGGGCCGGTGTCGCGTACCTGCAGGGTCGTCCCGTCGCCGTCACCCCGGACCTCCACGGTGACCTCACCGCCCGCGCCGCTGAACTTCACCGCGTTGTCGATGAGCGCGTCGAGTGCCTGGTCAACGGCGGTCGGCACGGTACGGACAAAGGCCGGGGCGCCATCGGTGTCGAGACGCAACGTGACCGACCGACGGCGGGCCAGCGGTTCCCATGCCGCGACCCGGCTCGCGGCGACCGCCGCCGCGTCGACGGTCAGTCGCAGGTTCTCCGTCCGCTCGGCCCGGGCCAAGGTGAGCAGGCCGTCCAGCACGAGCGCCAGTCGGTCGGTCTCCTCCAGGGCGAGTCGGTGCTCGGCCTGGCCCTGCGGGTCGCCCAGGCTGGGCCCCAACTCCTCGACGCGCAGGCGCAACGCGGTCAACGGGTTGCGGAGCTGGTGGCTGGCGTGCGCCACGAACGCCCGCTGACGATCCATCACGTCCGAGACGGCGTTGGCCATGTGGTTGAAGCTTGCCGCCAACCGGCGCAGTTCGGGTGGCCCCTGCCGGTGCTGCACCCGGGCGCTCCGGTCTCCCTCGGCGATCTCGTGCGTGACCGCGTCCAGGTCGGTGACCGGTCGTAGCACCCATCCGGCCAGGGCAAAAGCGGTCGACACACAGGCCAGCACCGCGAGCAGGCCGGCGAGGGCGAGCAGCAGCCACCAGGTGGTGACGGTCTCTCGGACTCGGTCGACAGGGGTCGTGATGACCACCGCACCGAGCACCTCGCCACCGTCGTTGATGGGCACCGCGACAACGATGGGCCCACCGACCCACGGCAGCACCGATTCGGGCCCGCTGGCCTGCTGCCCGGAGAGCGCCA
Protein-coding regions in this window:
- a CDS encoding TAXI family TRAP transporter solute-binding subunit, whose amino-acid sequence is MIKNPGRRRGAALPALLLAMVLPGLAGCQDTTEPVVRIRIATGSPTAVYHAFGQSLATILNRELPNIQAEVVVTAASAENIRLVGGGEAELGFTQADVLPAAPATQPTLAAVARIYDDLLHLVTTAASGVHTLADLRGRQVSVGAPGSGTEVTASRLLEVAQLGADEVRRERLGLDDSVEALRAGQIDAFFFSGGLPVGAVATLAAQRHVRVVDLGAWTAPLRAHHPGFYVSRDVPRSVYGVDPVTTVANPNYLIVRADLPELLVREITRLLMQRREELASAHPAAGQMSPRSAINTTPLPLHPGAVAWYHAAKP
- a CDS encoding sensor histidine kinase, with amino-acid sequence MRRRLVISYLLLMVLVLIALETPLAATLASRETERVRADRLADATRFASLADAALRGGSPSPIRSELDSYDELYGIGAAVVDRDRRTVVASASWRPAHGTRVALDVALSGQQASGPESVLPWVGGPIVVAVPINDGGEVLGAVVITTPVDRVRETVTTWWLLLALAGLLAVLACVSTAFALAGWVLRPVTDLDAVTHEIAEGDRSARVQHRQGPPELRRLAASFNHMANAVSDVMDRQRAFVAHASHQLRNPLTALRLRVEELGPSLGDPQGQAEHRLALEETDRLALVLDGLLTLARAERTENLRLTVDAAAVAASRVAAWEPLARRRSVTLRLDTDGAPAFVRTVPTAVDQALDALIDNAVKFSGAGGEVTVEVRGDGDGTTLQVRDTGPGMTARQLDQATERFWRAPEAQNIDGAGLGLAIVAVLVDASAGRLSMRPNLPRGLVAALWFPASLPAPTDDRGRRRPVSSVWR